A region from the Sphingomonas sp. S2-65 genome encodes:
- the araD1 gene encoding AraD1 family protein, with product MSLRLLQHRSADGTLSVVAARGDAATIVPGVASVRALALRAIEAGHSLADVIDAAGEGAAVDLRAEFDAGNFVSPISHEDPAHLVMTGTGLTHLGSAEGRDKMHREAAAAEKQTDSMRMFLEGVEGGKPAAGETGQQPEWFYKGDGSQLVGPGEPLAMPAFAQDGGEEPELAGIYLIGPDGTPHRLGLCLANEFSDHVTERHNYLWLAHSKLRQAALGPELLVGEAPRDVRGASRIVRNGETLWEKPFLSGEDNMSHSLANLEHHHFKYALFRRPGDIHVHFFGTATLSFSDGIRTQEGDVFEIEAKPFTLPLRNPLAREAAQSVVVKAL from the coding sequence ATGAGCTTACGCCTGTTGCAGCATCGGAGTGCCGACGGCACGCTGTCCGTGGTGGCCGCCCGCGGTGACGCCGCGACGATCGTGCCGGGCGTGGCGAGCGTACGCGCGCTGGCGCTTCGGGCGATCGAGGCCGGACACAGCCTGGCGGACGTCATCGACGCCGCCGGCGAAGGCGCGGCGGTCGATCTGCGGGCCGAGTTCGACGCGGGCAACTTCGTTTCGCCGATCAGCCATGAGGATCCCGCGCACCTGGTGATGACCGGCACCGGCCTGACCCATCTCGGCTCGGCCGAAGGGCGCGACAAGATGCACCGCGAGGCGGCGGCTGCCGAGAAGCAGACCGATTCGATGCGGATGTTCCTGGAAGGCGTGGAGGGCGGCAAGCCGGCAGCGGGCGAGACCGGGCAGCAGCCCGAATGGTTCTACAAGGGCGACGGTTCGCAGCTGGTCGGCCCGGGCGAGCCGCTGGCGATGCCGGCCTTCGCGCAGGATGGCGGCGAGGAGCCGGAACTGGCCGGCATCTATCTGATCGGCCCCGACGGCACGCCGCACCGGCTGGGACTCTGCCTGGCCAACGAGTTCAGCGACCATGTCACCGAGCGGCACAATTATCTGTGGCTGGCGCATTCGAAGTTGCGCCAGGCGGCACTCGGCCCCGAGCTGCTGGTGGGCGAGGCACCCCGCGACGTGCGCGGGGCGAGCCGCATCGTGCGCAACGGCGAGACTTTGTGGGAAAAGCCGTTCCTGTCGGGTGAGGACAATATGTCGCACAGCCTGGCGAACCTCGAGCATCACCACTTCAAATATGCGCTGTTCCGGCGCCCGGGCGACATCCACGTCCACTTCTTCGGCACTGCGACGCTGTCGTTCAGCGACGGCATCCGCACGCAGGAAGGCGACGTGTTCGAGATCGAGGCCAAGCCCTTCACCCTGCCGCTGCGCAACCCACTGGCGCGCGAAGCCGCGCAGAGCGTCGTGGTGAAGGCGCTCTGA
- a CDS encoding arabinan endo-1,5-alpha-L-arabinosidase — protein MKLLGLLSAAAVLALSCAAPAQQAAPGGATLNSRLTGDLVATHDPVIARDGDTYYVFSTGHGERLVETRSSKDLVHWTAGAPVFTKMPDWAPKAVPGTGGMWAPDISFVNGRWRLYYSVSTFGSNRSAIGMATNATLDPKSPNFAWRDEGLVVQSMPSDDFNAIDPNFVADAQGRHWLSLGSFWTGIKLFELDRRTGKPLKPGAKPYSIARRPAPAGGPAPVEAPFIVPHGGFYYLLVSYDYCCKGVNSTYYTVVGRSKAITGPYVGKDGSKLMEGGGSIFLRADLQEQQRFRGPGHAGWLHDKDGQDYVVYHAYDKEARGAPTLRIAPVRWGADGWPIAEY, from the coding sequence ATGAAGTTGCTTGGCCTATTGTCCGCCGCTGCCGTGCTGGCGCTGAGCTGTGCGGCCCCCGCGCAGCAGGCTGCGCCGGGCGGTGCCACGCTCAATTCGCGGCTTACCGGCGATCTGGTGGCGACGCATGATCCGGTGATCGCGCGCGATGGCGATACCTATTACGTGTTCTCGACCGGGCATGGCGAGCGTCTGGTGGAGACCAGGAGCTCCAAGGATTTGGTGCATTGGACCGCGGGTGCGCCGGTGTTCACCAAGATGCCCGATTGGGCGCCCAAGGCGGTGCCGGGTACCGGGGGCATGTGGGCGCCCGATATCAGCTTCGTGAACGGGCGCTGGCGGCTCTATTATTCGGTGTCGACCTTTGGATCGAACCGTTCGGCGATCGGGATGGCGACCAATGCCACGCTCGACCCCAAGTCGCCCAACTTTGCGTGGCGCGACGAGGGGCTGGTGGTGCAGTCGATGCCGTCGGACGATTTCAACGCGATCGACCCGAACTTCGTGGCCGATGCGCAGGGGCGGCACTGGCTGTCGCTCGGCAGCTTCTGGACGGGCATCAAGCTGTTCGAGCTGGACCGCCGGACCGGCAAGCCGCTGAAGCCCGGAGCAAAGCCCTATTCGATCGCGCGCCGCCCGGCGCCTGCGGGCGGGCCGGCGCCGGTGGAGGCGCCGTTCATCGTGCCGCATGGCGGCTTCTACTATCTGCTCGTGTCCTATGACTATTGCTGCAAGGGCGTGAACAGCACCTATTACACCGTGGTCGGCCGGTCGAAGGCGATCACCGGGCCGTATGTCGGCAAGGACGGCAGCAAGCTGATGGAAGGCGGGGGCAGCATCTTCCTGCGTGCCGACCTGCAGGAGCAGCAGCGCTTCCGCGGCCCCGGCCATGCCGGCTGGCTGCACGACAAGGATGGCCAGGATTACGTGGTCTACCACGCCTATGACAAGGAAGCGCGCGGCGCGCCGACGCTGCGCATCGCCCCGGTCCGCTGGGGCGCCGACGGCTGGCCGATCGCCGAATATTGA
- a CDS encoding Gfo/Idh/MocA family protein has product MAAPIKIAIVGMGKIAHDQHLPSIAGNADFELAATVSSRGEAVNGLPHFRTLGELLEAGVEIDAVALCTPPQVRYDLARQAIAAGKHVFLEKPPGATLAEVAMLDAQAEAAGVTLFASWHSRYAAGVEPARQWLSGRTITAASIVWREDVRVWHPGQDWIWEPGGLGVFDPGINALSIATHILPAFFLLEGRLSLPANRAAPIAADLHFRTGDGTPVHMDLDWRQTGPQSWDITVETDGGTLKLEKGGAVLTTPEGTRTAEDREYPGLYARFAELVHAGTRDVDTAPLRLVADAFLRGHRLAVEEFHD; this is encoded by the coding sequence ATGGCGGCCCCGATCAAGATCGCCATCGTCGGCATGGGCAAGATCGCCCATGACCAGCATCTGCCCTCGATCGCGGGCAATGCCGACTTCGAGCTGGCGGCGACCGTGAGTTCGCGCGGTGAGGCCGTCAACGGCCTGCCGCACTTCCGGACGCTGGGCGAGCTGCTCGAAGCCGGGGTCGAAATCGACGCGGTGGCGCTCTGCACTCCGCCGCAGGTCCGCTACGACCTTGCCCGGCAGGCGATTGCTGCGGGCAAGCATGTGTTCCTGGAAAAGCCGCCGGGTGCGACGCTGGCCGAAGTGGCGATGCTCGACGCACAGGCCGAAGCGGCCGGCGTGACGCTGTTCGCAAGCTGGCACTCGCGCTACGCCGCGGGTGTCGAGCCGGCCCGTCAGTGGCTGAGCGGCCGCACGATCACTGCCGCATCGATCGTCTGGCGCGAGGATGTGCGCGTGTGGCATCCCGGGCAGGACTGGATCTGGGAGCCGGGCGGTCTCGGCGTATTCGATCCCGGCATCAACGCGCTGTCGATCGCGACGCACATCCTGCCGGCCTTCTTCCTGCTGGAGGGGCGGCTGTCGCTGCCCGCCAACCGCGCCGCGCCGATCGCCGCCGACCTGCACTTCCGCACCGGCGACGGCACGCCCGTGCATATGGATCTGGACTGGCGCCAGACCGGCCCGCAGAGCTGGGACATCACGGTCGAGACCGATGGCGGCACGCTGAAGCTGGAAAAGGGCGGCGCGGTGCTGACCACGCCGGAGGGCACGCGGACTGCGGAAGACCGCGAATATCCCGGGCTCTACGCGCGCTTCGCCGAGCTGGTGCATGCCGGCACGCGCGATGTCGACACCGCGCCGCTGCGGCTGGTGGCCGACGCGTTCCTGCGCGGGCATCGCCTGGCAGTGGAAGAATTTCACGACTGA
- a CDS encoding alpha-N-arabinofuranosidase → MIRTLRRTAIALLLSSTPLAATAQTAPAPAPAPEAGTASIEVKADPAAPTYDRRIFTQFAEHLGNGIYGGLWVGKNSKIPNTNGFRNDVVSALRNLAVPVIRWPGGCFADEYHWREGIGPQKQRPVKINTHWGGVTEPNTVGTHEFFELLRQVNAEAYVAGNVGNGTAREMAEWVEYMTSPAGTLADERAKNGHKEPWKVPYFGVGNELWGCGGNMRPEFAADETKRYATFIKAPAGTRILKIAAGANVDDYRWTETMMREAAGQLDALSLHYYTLPQGGWPPKADPINFDESGWADALAGAWRMDELVTKHSAIMDKYDPQKRVFLAVDEWGTWYAQDPGTHPGFLRQQNTLRDALVASIHLDIFAKHADRVRMSAIAQMVNVLQAMILTDGSKMVLTPTYHVFEMYKPWQDAKVLPITINAPWYNKNQFVMPAVSGSAVRGKDGRVHIGLSNLDPNRPNTVTVKLSGVTAGSVSGRVLTAPAINTHNTFDAPDAVKPVPFNGAQVSGDTLSVTLPAKSVVVLDLQ, encoded by the coding sequence ATGATCCGCACGCTACGCCGCACGGCGATCGCCCTGCTGCTGTCGAGCACACCGCTCGCCGCCACCGCGCAGACCGCGCCCGCTCCTGCGCCGGCACCGGAAGCAGGCACTGCCTCGATCGAAGTGAAGGCCGATCCGGCTGCGCCGACTTATGACCGGCGCATCTTCACGCAGTTTGCCGAGCATCTGGGCAACGGCATTTATGGCGGGCTGTGGGTCGGCAAGAACTCCAAGATCCCGAACACCAATGGCTTCCGCAACGACGTGGTGTCGGCGCTGCGCAACCTGGCGGTGCCGGTGATCCGCTGGCCGGGCGGCTGCTTCGCCGACGAATATCACTGGCGTGAGGGCATCGGCCCGCAGAAGCAGCGCCCGGTGAAGATCAACACCCATTGGGGCGGCGTGACCGAGCCGAACACGGTGGGCACCCACGAATTCTTCGAGCTGCTGCGCCAGGTGAACGCCGAGGCCTATGTCGCCGGCAATGTCGGCAACGGCACTGCGCGCGAAATGGCCGAGTGGGTCGAGTACATGACCTCGCCCGCGGGCACGCTGGCCGACGAACGCGCCAAGAACGGGCACAAGGAGCCGTGGAAGGTTCCCTATTTCGGCGTCGGCAACGAGCTGTGGGGCTGTGGCGGCAACATGCGGCCCGAGTTCGCGGCGGACGAGACCAAGCGCTATGCGACCTTCATCAAGGCACCCGCCGGCACGCGCATCCTGAAGATCGCCGCCGGCGCGAATGTCGACGATTATCGCTGGACCGAGACGATGATGCGCGAGGCGGCCGGGCAGCTCGATGCGCTGTCGCTGCATTACTACACGCTGCCCCAGGGCGGCTGGCCCCCCAAGGCCGACCCGATCAATTTCGACGAGAGCGGCTGGGCCGATGCACTCGCCGGCGCGTGGCGGATGGACGAGCTGGTGACCAAGCACAGCGCGATCATGGACAAATACGATCCGCAGAAACGCGTCTTCCTGGCGGTCGACGAATGGGGCACCTGGTACGCCCAGGATCCGGGCACGCATCCGGGCTTCCTGCGCCAGCAGAACACGCTGCGTGACGCGCTGGTAGCCTCGATCCATCTCGACATCTTCGCCAAGCATGCCGACCGCGTCCGCATGTCGGCGATCGCGCAGATGGTGAACGTGCTCCAGGCGATGATCCTGACCGACGGCAGCAAGATGGTGCTGACGCCGACCTACCACGTGTTCGAAATGTACAAGCCGTGGCAGGACGCCAAGGTGCTGCCGATCACGATCAACGCGCCCTGGTACAACAAGAACCAGTTCGTGATGCCGGCGGTCAGCGGATCGGCGGTGCGCGGCAAGGATGGGCGGGTGCATATCGGCCTGTCCAATCTCGACCCGAACCGGCCCAACACCGTGACGGTGAAGCTGAGCGGCGTGACGGCCGGCAGCGTGTCTGGCCGGGTACTGACCGCGCCGGCGATCAACACGCACAACACGTTCGACGCGCCCGACGCGGTCAAGCCGGTGCCGTTCAACGGCGCGCAGGTGAGCGGCGACACGCTGAGTGTCACGCTGCCGGCCAAGTCGGTGGTGGTGCTCGACCTGCAATAA
- a CDS encoding FadR/GntR family transcriptional regulator, whose amino-acid sequence MKAAGEAIEPARQEEEPDAARPRRGTGRRLHGAIAHKLGAAIVSGEYAPGDRLEGEVAFSETLNVSRSAYREAVQVLVAKGMVESRTKAGTRVLPRSRWNLLDPDVLAWAFTGEPDIDFIRDLFELRKIVEPAAASLAAERRDRDDLKAMKTALTAMRKHSLATEAGRTADRDFHNALLQATRNEAVVALSASIGAAVSWTTQFKQRARALPRNPIPDHVRVYDAIAAGEPAAAAEAMRILVDLALEDTRSAMQV is encoded by the coding sequence ATGAAAGCTGCCGGAGAGGCCATCGAGCCCGCACGTCAAGAAGAAGAGCCCGATGCGGCCCGCCCGCGGCGCGGCACCGGCCGGCGCCTGCACGGGGCCATCGCGCACAAGCTGGGCGCTGCCATCGTCTCGGGCGAATATGCCCCGGGCGACCGGCTGGAGGGCGAAGTCGCCTTTTCCGAAACCCTGAACGTGTCGCGCAGCGCGTATCGCGAAGCGGTGCAGGTGCTGGTGGCCAAGGGCATGGTGGAAAGCCGGACCAAGGCGGGCACCCGTGTGCTGCCGCGCAGCCGCTGGAACCTGCTCGACCCCGACGTGCTCGCCTGGGCGTTCACCGGCGAGCCGGACATCGACTTCATCCGCGACCTGTTCGAACTGCGCAAGATCGTCGAGCCTGCCGCCGCGAGTCTCGCGGCCGAGCGTCGCGACCGCGACGACTTGAAGGCGATGAAGACCGCGCTCACCGCGATGCGCAAGCATTCGCTCGCCACCGAGGCGGGCCGCACCGCCGACCGCGACTTCCACAACGCGCTGCTCCAGGCGACGCGGAACGAAGCGGTGGTGGCGCTCAGCGCCAGCATCGGCGCGGCGGTCAGTTGGACCACCCAGTTCAAGCAGCGCGCCCGCGCCCTGCCCCGCAACCCGATCCCCGACCATGTCCGCGTGTACGATGCCATCGCCGCAGGCGAACCCGCCGCCGCGGCCGAGGCGATGCGTATCCTGGTCGACCTGGCGCTGGAAGACACTCGCAGCGCAATGCAGGTCTAG